Proteins co-encoded in one Marmota flaviventris isolate mMarFla1 chromosome 9, mMarFla1.hap1, whole genome shotgun sequence genomic window:
- the LOC114098550 gene encoding LOW QUALITY PROTEIN: olfactory receptor 52P1-like (The sequence of the model RefSeq protein was modified relative to this genomic sequence to represent the inferred CDS: deleted 1 base in 1 codon), giving the protein MTPIGEGAERSRHPRPQVQVVSLLLPSGTSQGAAMTTCNVTGHPSFFILQGIPGMEDKHKWISIPFSSMYFITVLGNCTILFTISTERSLHKPMFLLLCLLALTDLGMSTTTIPKVLCIFWFGQSEISYEGCLVQLFFIHSISAMQSAILMTMAFDRYVAICKPLHYATILSNNRIGVIGLVSLVRAILFILPMPILLQHMPFHANRVIPTTYCEHMAVVKMVCVDTTVNRIYGLVVALLVAGLDISAIASSYVLIIQAILRLSSKEAHHKAVNTCTTHICVMLISYTPSLFSFLTHRFGRGIPPHVHTILGNLYFLVPPMLNPIIYGVKTKEFRDKVTKYSCWRKEPITIAPRQKLI; this is encoded by the exons TTCAGGTAGTGTCTTTATTGCTCCCCTCAGGTACTTCA CAGGGTGCCGCCATGACTACTTGCAATGTCACAGGCCACCCTTCTTTCTTCATTCTCCAAGGCATTCCTGGGATGGAAGACAAACACAAATGGATATCTATTCCCTTCTCCTCCATGTACTTCATCACTGTGCTCGGAAACTGCACCATCCTCTTCACCATTTCCACAGAGCGCTCCCTGCATAAGCCCATGTTCCTACTCCTGTGCTTATTGGCCCTCACAGACCTGGGCATGTCGACAACCACCATTCCTAAGGTACTGTGCATCTTCTGGTTTGGCCAGAGTGAGATCAGCTATGAAGGCTGCCTGGTCCAACTGTTCTTCATCCACTCCATCTCTGCCATGCAGTCAGCCATCCTGATGACCATGGCTtttgaccgctatgtggccatctgcaagcccctGCACTATGCCACCATCCTTTCCAATAATCGCATTGGGGTCATTGGCCTAGTGAGTTTGGTGAGAGCCATCCTCTTCATTCTCCCCATGCCCATCCTCCTCCAGCATATGCCCTTTCATGCCAACCGTGTCATCCCCACCACCTATTGTGAGCACATGGCTGTGGTAAAGATGGTATGTGTGGACACCACAGTCAACCGGATATATGGTTTGGTGGTGGCCCTGCTGGTTGCTGGATTAGACATCTCTGCGATAGCCTCATCTTATGTGCTAATCATCCAAGCTATACTGCGCCTCTCTTCTAAGGAAGCCCACCACAAAGCAGTCAACACCTGCACCACACATATCTGTGTCATGCTTATTTCTTACACGCCTTcgctcttctcttttcttacaCACCGCTTTGGCAGAGGTATTCCACCCCACGTCCACACCATTCTTGGCAATCTTTACTTCCTTGTACCTCCAATGCTCAACCCAATTATTTATGGAGTAAAAACCAAGGAATTTCGGGATAAAGTAACTAAATACAGTTGTTGGAGGAAGGAGCCTATAACAATTGCCCCCAGGCAGAAACTTATTTGA